The Lutibacter sp. Hel_I_33_5 genome has a window encoding:
- a CDS encoding phosphoenolpyruvate carboxylase: protein MSAQPKLKRFNENVLSKYQIYNSIFMTLPFDAIGKTGVLLPLFHAVCKKGFAQGKNPSEIVDTFFKKYQENPTEKEKISLLFKFIQYIERQVVLFDAIEDAAFPIVNNMDGIGTLRNSKEIALSKDKKEELKEYLEEFKVRVVLTAHPTQFYPGAVLGIITDLDKAIQNDDLLLIKSLLVQLGKTPFFKKKKPTPYDEAVSLIWYLENVFYHSVSEIYNYLQQNIFDGEPMENEIVDLGFWPGGDRDGNPFVTTKITIDVAERLRQTILKNYYKDIRNLRRRLTFTGVEEILSRLEKRLLKHVRKSYEKVNFSQHVLLEELHAIRTILIDEHQSLFLDELDDFINKVNIFGFHFATLDIRQDSRVHHDAFTQIVTDLIASGDATFPKNYLDLSADDQIAVLSKVKGNIDTSILTDEMSVKTIESIFALKKIQSRNGERGANRYIISNNQTALNVMQTFAMLNLCDFGDTLPVDVIPLFETVEDLENAEGVMRQLYSNPIYRAHVSQRKDKQTIMLGFSDGTKDGGYLMANWGIFKAKEALTRISREFGITVIFFDGRGGPPARGGGKTHQFYASLGPTIEDKEIQLTIQGQTISSNFGTKDSSQFNLEQLLSSGIKNEVFTKDQITDKNRIIMNDLSTTSYKTYVDFKNHPQFLPYLEKMSTLKYYAKTNIGSRPSKRSNSDTLDFSALRAIPFVGSWSQLKQNVPGFYGVGTALKKYEDAGEFDKVVEFYNTSDFFKTLLENSMMSLTKSFFELTAYMANDEEFGDFWKLIFEEYKTTKRLLLKLAGYTELMENHPDGKASIEAREQIVLPLLTIQQFALKKIQELQKEKPNSKKIATLEKMVMRSLFGNINASRNSA from the coding sequence ATGTCTGCACAACCGAAATTAAAAAGGTTTAACGAAAACGTACTATCAAAATATCAAATTTACAATAGTATTTTCATGACCTTACCTTTTGATGCTATTGGAAAAACTGGTGTATTATTACCCCTTTTTCATGCTGTTTGTAAAAAAGGGTTTGCACAAGGTAAAAATCCATCTGAAATAGTAGATACTTTTTTTAAGAAGTATCAAGAAAATCCAACAGAAAAAGAAAAAATAAGTTTACTATTTAAATTTATTCAATATATAGAGCGTCAAGTAGTTTTGTTTGATGCCATTGAAGATGCTGCGTTTCCTATTGTAAATAATATGGATGGAATTGGAACACTTAGAAATTCTAAAGAGATTGCACTTTCTAAAGATAAAAAAGAAGAGTTAAAAGAATACTTAGAAGAATTTAAAGTTCGTGTAGTTTTAACCGCACATCCAACCCAGTTTTATCCAGGAGCAGTTTTAGGAATTATTACAGATCTAGATAAAGCCATCCAAAACGATGATTTATTATTAATAAAAAGTTTATTGGTTCAACTTGGAAAAACACCTTTTTTCAAAAAGAAAAAACCAACACCATATGATGAAGCAGTAAGTTTAATCTGGTATCTAGAGAATGTATTTTATCATTCAGTAAGTGAAATTTACAACTATCTACAACAAAATATTTTTGATGGAGAACCTATGGAAAATGAGATTGTTGATCTTGGTTTTTGGCCAGGAGGTGATAGAGATGGAAATCCTTTTGTAACAACAAAAATTACTATTGATGTTGCAGAACGTTTACGCCAAACAATTCTTAAAAATTACTATAAAGACATAAGAAATTTAAGAAGACGTTTAACGTTTACAGGTGTTGAAGAAATTTTATCTAGATTGGAAAAAAGATTACTAAAACATGTTCGTAAGAGTTATGAAAAAGTGAACTTTTCTCAACACGTATTATTAGAAGAATTACACGCTATAAGAACTATTTTAATTGATGAACATCAATCGCTATTTTTAGACGAATTAGATGATTTCATCAACAAAGTAAATATTTTTGGTTTCCATTTTGCAACCTTAGATATTAGACAAGATAGTAGAGTTCATCACGATGCATTTACACAGATTGTTACAGATTTAATTGCATCTGGAGATGCAACTTTTCCAAAAAATTATTTAGATCTTTCTGCTGATGATCAAATAGCAGTTTTATCTAAAGTGAAAGGAAATATAGACACGTCTATCTTAACTGATGAAATGTCTGTAAAGACCATCGAATCTATTTTTGCTTTAAAGAAAATTCAATCTAGAAACGGAGAACGTGGCGCTAACAGATACATTATTAGTAACAACCAAACCGCATTAAATGTTATGCAAACGTTTGCTATGCTGAATTTATGTGATTTTGGTGACACTCTTCCAGTAGATGTAATTCCACTTTTTGAAACGGTTGAAGATTTAGAAAATGCTGAAGGTGTGATGCGTCAATTATACTCTAATCCAATATATAGAGCACATGTTTCACAAAGAAAAGACAAGCAAACTATTATGCTAGGTTTTTCTGACGGAACAAAAGACGGAGGGTATTTAATGGCAAACTGGGGTATTTTTAAAGCCAAGGAAGCCTTAACAAGAATTTCTAGAGAATTCGGAATTACGGTTATTTTCTTCGACGGTCGTGGTGGACCACCAGCACGTGGAGGTGGAAAAACACATCAATTTTACGCTTCTTTAGGCCCAACGATTGAGGATAAAGAAATTCAGTTAACCATTCAAGGGCAAACGATTAGCTCTAATTTTGGAACCAAAGATTCGTCTCAATTTAATTTAGAACAATTATTAAGTTCTGGGATTAAAAATGAGGTGTTTACCAAAGATCAGATTACTGATAAAAATAGAATTATCATGAATGATTTATCTACTACAAGTTATAAAACCTATGTAGATTTTAAAAATCATCCACAATTTTTACCGTATTTAGAAAAAATGAGTACGTTAAAATATTATGCAAAAACTAATATTGGTAGTAGACCAAGTAAGCGTTCTAATTCTGACACTTTAGATTTTTCTGCGTTGAGAGCAATTCCGTTTGTTGGTAGCTGGAGTCAGTTAAAACAAAACGTACCTGGATTTTATGGTGTAGGAACTGCGCTTAAAAAATATGAAGATGCAGGTGAGTTTGATAAAGTTGTTGAGTTTTACAATACGTCTGATTTCTTTAAAACGTTGTTAGAAAACAGTATGATGAGTTTAACAAAATCGTTCTTTGAGTTAACTGCTTATATGGCGAATGATGAAGAGTTTGGAGACTTCTGGAAACTAATTTTTGAAGAATATAAAACAACAAAACGTTTACTTTTAAAATTAGCAGGTTATACAGAATTAATGGAAAATCATCCTGACGGAAAAGCATCTATTGAAGCTAGAGAGCAGATTGTTTTACCTTTATTAACCATTCAACAATTTGCGTTAAAGAAAATTCAAGAATTACAGAAAGAAAAACCTAATTCTAAAAAAATAGCAACTTTAGAAAAAATGGTGATGCGTTCTTTATTCGGAAATATTAATGCGAGTAGGAATTCAGCTTAA
- a CDS encoding YifB family Mg chelatase-like AAA ATPase produces MLVKVFGSAVFGIESTTITVEVNIDKGIGYHLVGLPDNAVRESSYRISAALNNNNFKLPGKKIIINMAPADIRKEGASYDLTIAIGILAASNQIKSENIHEYIIMGELSLDGSLQPIKGALPIAIKAKEEGFKYLIVPNDNAKEAAIVNDVQVFGASSILEVINHFNGDNKLTPTIIDTRAEFYKNIDFPEFDFSDVKGQESIKRCMEIAAAGGHNIILIGPPGSGKTMLAKRLPSILPPMTLHEALETTKIHSVVGKTKNNGLLYERPFRSPHHTISDIALIGGGNSHPQPGEISLSHNGVLFLDELPEFKRGVLEVMRQPLEDREVTISRAKFTVNYPSSFMLVASMNPSPSGYFNDPDSPLTSSPQEMQRYLSKISGPLLDRIDIHIEVTPVPFDKLSDDRKGESSVAIRKRVTEAREIQSERFKDFENVHYNAQMSVKQIRKFCKLSPESLTLLKTAMEKLNLSARAYDRILKVSRTIADLAKKSDISQDHIAEAILYRSLDREGWLG; encoded by the coding sequence ATGCTAGTTAAAGTTTTTGGCTCTGCCGTTTTCGGTATAGAATCTACTACAATTACTGTAGAAGTAAATATTGATAAAGGAATTGGTTATCACTTAGTTGGTTTACCAGATAATGCAGTAAGAGAAAGTTCCTACAGAATTTCTGCCGCACTAAACAATAATAATTTTAAACTTCCTGGAAAGAAAATAATCATTAATATGGCTCCTGCTGATATTAGAAAAGAAGGTGCTTCTTATGATTTAACAATTGCTATAGGAATTCTTGCAGCTTCCAATCAAATAAAATCAGAGAACATACATGAATATATAATTATGGGTGAGCTATCTTTAGATGGAAGTTTACAACCCATAAAAGGTGCATTACCCATAGCTATTAAAGCAAAAGAAGAAGGTTTTAAATATTTAATTGTTCCAAATGATAATGCGAAAGAGGCAGCTATTGTAAATGATGTTCAAGTTTTTGGTGCTTCTTCTATTTTAGAAGTTATCAATCATTTTAATGGTGATAATAAATTGACTCCAACCATTATTGATACAAGAGCTGAATTTTATAAAAACATCGATTTTCCAGAGTTTGATTTTTCTGATGTAAAAGGCCAAGAATCTATAAAACGTTGTATGGAAATAGCAGCAGCTGGTGGTCATAATATTATTTTAATTGGTCCTCCAGGTTCTGGAAAAACAATGTTAGCAAAACGATTACCTTCTATTCTTCCTCCAATGACTTTACATGAAGCATTAGAAACTACAAAAATTCATTCTGTGGTTGGGAAAACAAAAAATAACGGATTGTTATATGAACGTCCTTTTCGCTCACCTCATCATACAATCTCCGACATCGCTCTTATAGGTGGCGGCAATAGTCATCCACAACCTGGAGAAATCTCTTTATCACATAATGGTGTTTTATTTTTAGATGAATTACCCGAATTTAAACGTGGTGTTTTAGAAGTGATGCGTCAACCTTTAGAGGATAGAGAGGTCACCATTTCTAGAGCAAAATTTACGGTTAATTACCCAAGTAGTTTTATGTTGGTCGCAAGTATGAATCCGAGTCCAAGTGGATATTTTAATGATCCTGATTCTCCTCTCACCTCTTCCCCACAAGAAATGCAACGGTATTTAAGTAAAATTTCTGGGCCTTTGTTAGATAGAATTGATATTCATATAGAAGTTACTCCTGTTCCATTTGATAAGTTATCCGATGATAGAAAAGGAGAATCTTCAGTTGCAATTAGAAAACGAGTAACTGAAGCTAGAGAAATTCAATCTGAACGTTTCAAAGATTTTGAAAACGTACATTATAATGCGCAAATGAGTGTGAAACAAATTAGAAAATTCTGTAAACTATCTCCAGAAAGTTTAACCCTTTTAAAGACCGCCATGGAAAAACTAAATCTTTCAGCTAGAGCGTATGATCGAATTTTAAAAGTTTCAAGAACTATTGCAGATTTAGCAAAAAAAAGTGATATTTCTCAAGATCATATTGCAGAGGCAATTCTATATAGAAGTCTAGATCGTGAAGGTTGGTTGGGGTAA
- a CDS encoding DUF4202 domain-containing protein: protein MKPTKFEIAIALIDKKNTEDTNTYKFSEVEYPKELLYSHRMTRTLLQFHPTASEELQIAARAQHICRWKIPRDEYPMDRIGYLKWRETLKKMHSDITGDILQQVGYDDDFSKNVQKIILKKFIKKNEDSQTLEDTICLVFLEYYFEEFAVKHTDEKVIDILKKTWKKMSDKGHEAALKITFSEKSLNLVKQAIS, encoded by the coding sequence ATGAAGCCAACAAAGTTTGAAATTGCCATCGCATTAATTGACAAAAAAAACACTGAAGACACTAATACTTACAAATTTTCAGAAGTAGAATACCCAAAAGAATTATTGTATTCTCATAGAATGACAAGAACATTGCTTCAATTTCATCCTACCGCTTCCGAAGAATTACAAATTGCAGCGAGAGCACAACATATTTGTCGTTGGAAAATTCCTAGAGATGAATATCCAATGGATAGAATTGGCTATTTAAAATGGCGTGAAACGCTTAAAAAAATGCATTCGGATATTACTGGAGATATTTTACAACAAGTTGGATACGATGATGATTTCTCAAAAAATGTTCAAAAAATAATATTAAAGAAATTCATTAAAAAGAATGAAGATTCTCAAACCTTAGAAGACACCATTTGTTTGGTTTTTTTAGAATACTACTTTGAAGAATTTGCTGTAAAACATACTGATGAAAAAGTAATTGATATTCTTAAAAAAACTTGGAAGAAAATGTCCGATAAAGGACATGAAGCAGCATTAAAAATAACTTTTTCAGAAAAAAGCTTAAATTTAGTTAAACAAGCGATTTCTTAA
- a CDS encoding DASS family sodium-coupled anion symporter, with translation MQFRKKTGLILGPLLFFLIQFLPITIVSEKADAVIAVAIWMVIWWITETVNIAVTALLPLILFPLLKVMPITDVGANYGSPIIFLFFGGFVLALALEKVSLHKRIALTIVKLTGTTPNKVILGFIIATAFMSMWISNTASTVVMLPIAISVIRLLIKDEDGFTKADKNFALAIMLGIAFSANAGGIATVIGTPPNSVLIGLLENQYNIQISFLTWMSFGLPFSILMLTAVYFVLVKWLFPCKDILFTSSATIIDDELKKLGKISTEEKRVLTIFAITVSLWITRTIINKLFPGLKLSDTVISLIGAVSLFAVPMNFKKGNFILEWKDTEKLAWGILILFGGGLALAKGMASSGLVALITDTIAAGNFNILFTVSLLIILMLFMTELMSNVALVAVLAPVVAGIAIGLDIPILNLLIPVTMASSCAFMLPMATPPNAIVFASGYVKVNQMVRAGIVLNLIAVGLLILYYQFVIPLFF, from the coding sequence ATGCAGTTTAGAAAAAAAACAGGATTAATACTAGGGCCACTTTTATTTTTTCTAATTCAGTTTTTACCGATTACAATAGTTTCAGAAAAAGCAGACGCAGTAATTGCTGTTGCAATTTGGATGGTTATTTGGTGGATAACAGAAACTGTAAATATTGCCGTTACAGCCTTATTACCATTAATACTTTTTCCATTATTAAAAGTAATGCCAATTACTGATGTTGGTGCTAATTACGGAAGCCCCATTATTTTTTTATTCTTTGGAGGCTTTGTATTGGCGTTGGCGTTAGAGAAAGTCAGTTTACATAAAAGAATAGCATTAACCATTGTAAAACTAACAGGAACAACACCCAATAAAGTCATTTTAGGTTTTATTATTGCCACTGCTTTTATGAGTATGTGGATTAGCAATACAGCAAGTACAGTTGTAATGTTACCGATTGCTATTTCTGTGATTAGATTATTAATAAAAGACGAAGACGGATTTACAAAAGCAGATAAAAACTTTGCGTTAGCAATTATGTTAGGTATCGCATTTTCTGCAAATGCTGGTGGAATTGCAACCGTAATTGGAACTCCGCCAAATTCGGTTTTAATTGGTTTGTTAGAAAATCAATATAACATTCAAATATCATTTTTAACTTGGATGAGTTTTGGATTACCGTTTTCGATTTTAATGTTAACCGCCGTTTATTTTGTGCTGGTAAAATGGCTATTTCCTTGTAAAGATATTTTGTTTACTTCATCAGCAACAATTATAGATGATGAATTAAAAAAGTTAGGTAAAATATCTACAGAAGAAAAAAGAGTGTTAACCATTTTTGCAATCACCGTTTCTTTATGGATTACAAGAACTATTATTAATAAATTATTTCCTGGATTAAAATTGTCTGATACTGTCATAAGTTTAATAGGTGCAGTTTCCTTATTTGCAGTTCCTATGAATTTTAAAAAAGGAAATTTTATATTAGAATGGAAAGACACAGAAAAATTAGCTTGGGGAATTTTAATCCTTTTTGGTGGAGGTTTAGCACTTGCAAAAGGAATGGCTTCGAGTGGATTAGTTGCGTTAATTACCGATACAATTGCTGCAGGAAACTTTAATATTTTATTTACAGTTTCTTTATTAATAATCTTAATGTTATTTATGACAGAGCTAATGAGTAATGTTGCTTTAGTAGCTGTTTTAGCGCCAGTAGTTGCAGGAATTGCAATAGGATTAGATATTCCTATTTTAAATTTATTAATTCCAGTTACCATGGCTTCTAGTTGTGCGTTTATGTTACCGATGGCAACACCACCAAACGCTATTGTATTTGCAAGTGGTTATGTAAAAGTGAATCAAATGGTTAGAGCAGGAATTGTTTTAAACTTAATCGCAGTTGGGTTGCTTATTTTATATTATCAATTTGTAATTCCTTTGTTTTTTTAA
- the ahcY gene encoding adenosylhomocysteinase yields the protein MSTKTATYVPFKVKDISLADWGRKEIELAEAEMPGLMSLREEYKDSQPLKGSRIAGCLHMTIQTAVLIETLQALGAEVTWSSCNIFSTQDQAAAAIAAAGTPVYAWKDMTEEEFDWCIEQTLFFGEDKKPLNLILDDGGDLTNMVLDRYPELAAGINGLSEETTTGVHRLYDRVKAGTLPMPAINVNDSVTKSKFDNKYGCKESAVDAIRRATDIMLAGKRVTVCGYGDVGKGTAASFKGAGSIVTVTEIDPICALQAAMDGFEVKKLETVIGNSDIVITTTGNKDIIQGRHFEALKDKAIVCNIGHFDNEIDMAWLNKNHGHTKDTIKPQVDKYNIAGKDIIILAEGRLVNLGCATGHPSFVMSNSFTNQTLAQIELWTNRDAYENEVYMLPKHLDEKVAKLHLAKIGVELTELREDQASYIGVTVDGPYKPEHYRY from the coding sequence ATGAGCACAAAAACCGCTACCTATGTTCCTTTTAAAGTTAAAGATATTTCTTTAGCGGATTGGGGAAGAAAAGAAATTGAATTGGCAGAAGCAGAAATGCCAGGATTAATGTCTTTAAGAGAAGAGTATAAAGATAGTCAACCGTTAAAAGGTTCTAGAATTGCAGGATGTTTACACATGACAATTCAAACAGCTGTTTTAATTGAAACATTACAAGCTTTAGGAGCAGAAGTTACTTGGAGTTCTTGTAATATCTTTTCTACACAAGATCAAGCTGCTGCTGCAATAGCTGCTGCTGGAACACCAGTATATGCTTGGAAAGATATGACAGAAGAAGAGTTTGACTGGTGTATAGAACAAACCTTATTTTTTGGGGAAGACAAAAAACCACTAAACTTAATTTTAGATGATGGTGGAGATTTAACCAATATGGTGTTAGATCGTTATCCAGAATTGGCTGCAGGAATTAACGGATTATCTGAAGAAACTACAACTGGAGTTCATAGATTATATGATAGAGTAAAAGCAGGAACGTTACCAATGCCAGCAATTAATGTAAACGATTCTGTTACAAAATCTAAATTTGATAACAAATACGGATGTAAAGAATCTGCAGTTGACGCAATTAGAAGAGCAACTGATATTATGTTAGCTGGTAAACGTGTAACTGTTTGTGGTTATGGTGATGTTGGTAAAGGAACAGCCGCTTCTTTTAAGGGTGCTGGTTCTATTGTAACGGTTACAGAAATCGATCCAATATGTGCATTACAAGCTGCAATGGATGGTTTTGAAGTAAAGAAATTAGAAACTGTTATAGGTAATTCTGATATTGTAATCACTACAACTGGAAATAAAGATATTATTCAAGGACGTCATTTTGAAGCTTTAAAAGACAAAGCAATTGTTTGTAATATTGGACATTTTGATAACGAAATTGATATGGCTTGGTTAAACAAAAACCACGGTCATACCAAAGATACAATCAAACCTCAAGTTGATAAATATAATATTGCAGGAAAAGATATTATCATTTTAGCAGAAGGACGTTTAGTAAACTTAGGTTGTGCAACTGGGCACCCAAGTTTTGTAATGTCTAACTCATTTACAAATCAGACGTTAGCTCAAATTGAACTTTGGACAAACAGAGATGCGTACGAAAATGAAGTATATATGTTACCAAAACATTTAGACGAAAAAGTAGCTAAATTACACTTGGCAAAAATAGGCGTAGAGCTTACAGAATTACGTGAAGATCAAGCTTCTTATATTGGTGTAACTGTAGATGGCCCATATAAGCCAGAACATTATAGATACTAG
- a CDS encoding 4'-phosphopantetheinyl transferase superfamily protein — protein MPLYKTINVNKRTKVLIWKISEDVKTLSTNIDLNDKNQVRLDGMKSELHQKGFLSVRQLLKVAGYVDADVIYDDYGKPHLKDGNYISITHSFTFSGLIISEDIPVGIDIEKQREKILKIAHKFTPFEEYKTIANVDALISKLTIVWGGKESLYKIYGKKKLLFRDHIFVDDFNFIDEKTTGEIRYDGKTSNYDIHFLEFDGFTCVYAF, from the coding sequence ATGCCGCTTTATAAAACAATTAACGTTAATAAAAGAACTAAAGTTCTGATTTGGAAGATTTCTGAAGATGTAAAAACACTTTCTACTAATATTGATCTAAATGATAAAAACCAAGTAAGATTAGATGGAATGAAATCAGAATTACATCAAAAAGGTTTTTTAAGTGTGCGTCAATTATTAAAAGTTGCTGGTTATGTTGATGCTGATGTTATTTATGATGACTATGGAAAACCTCATTTAAAAGATGGAAATTATATTTCGATAACCCATTCTTTTACATTTTCTGGATTGATAATTTCTGAGGATATACCAGTTGGAATTGACATTGAAAAACAACGTGAGAAAATTTTAAAAATAGCGCATAAGTTCACCCCTTTTGAAGAATACAAAACAATTGCAAATGTTGATGCGTTGATTAGCAAATTGACTATTGTTTGGGGAGGAAAAGAGAGTTTGTATAAAATTTACGGAAAGAAAAAACTACTTTTTAGAGATCATATTTTTGTAGATGACTTTAATTTTATTGATGAAAAAACTACAGGAGAAATAAGATATGATGGAAAAACTTCTAACTATGACATTCACTTTTTAGAATTTGATGGTTTTACTTGTGTTTATGCTTTTTAA
- a CDS encoding geranylgeranylglyceryl/heptaprenylglyceryl phosphate synthase, translating into MNIYQNILSAKEKDKKLLAVLIDPEKIDLKNIPSFFDKVHQSIATHIFVGGSTDENNQTEEVVIAIKKVTHLPVILFPGDIKQITNKADGILFLSLISGRNPEYLIDQQVRSAPILKNTDLEILPTGYILIDGGKETATQKVSKTKPLTQNNIDLILNTSLAGEYSGKKLIYLEAGSGAIVPVDASIISLVKKDLNIPLIVGGGIRNKKQLENAFNAGADLVVIGTAFENDENFFEELKS; encoded by the coding sequence GTGAATATTTACCAAAACATTTTATCAGCAAAAGAAAAAGACAAAAAATTACTCGCTGTTTTAATTGATCCTGAAAAAATTGATTTAAAAAATATTCCTTCATTTTTTGACAAAGTTCATCAATCTATTGCGACACACATTTTTGTTGGTGGAAGTACTGATGAAAATAATCAAACAGAAGAAGTAGTTATTGCTATAAAAAAAGTAACTCATTTACCTGTTATTTTATTTCCTGGTGACATAAAACAAATCACAAATAAAGCAGACGGAATTCTTTTTTTAAGTTTAATATCTGGTAGAAATCCAGAATATTTAATCGACCAACAAGTTCGCTCTGCTCCTATTTTAAAAAATACTGATTTAGAGATTTTACCAACGGGTTATATTTTAATTGATGGTGGAAAAGAAACTGCAACGCAAAAAGTCAGCAAAACAAAACCACTTACTCAAAATAATATTGATTTAATTTTAAACACTTCTTTGGCAGGAGAATATTCTGGAAAAAAACTTATTTACCTTGAAGCTGGAAGTGGAGCTATAGTACCTGTGGATGCAAGCATTATTAGTCTTGTAAAAAAAGATCTAAATATTCCATTAATAGTTGGTGGCGGAATCAGAAATAAAAAACAACTTGAAAATGCCTTTAACGCTG